The Impatiens glandulifera unplaced genomic scaffold, dImpGla2.1, whole genome shotgun sequence genome includes the window caaacctgctaggtttgtcttttactcaatgtggtaactgttggttagacagttgtctgtacttggaatatttcctttctgatttatcctgaagtggaaagatcttgtaggactgtcttctgcatcctgcagactttcctcagacttgtatgaatatggaagtgttcagtttgttcctttggtatcattctcaacagatactcgaagtatcttcttatgttggtcggtcatttgacttaaccggatgacttccggtgtgattggtttaaacggacagcttccggttattcctttgccttctagctgatcggctgtctggtgtttccggtttttagctttggccgatcctttctttgtgcggtcatatttcgaatgttcctggtcagtttaatagcttgaccggttaatcttcttaaccggttcatttatttgtccggtccggttccttgttcctgcatgtaAGGTTTATGTGTTAAGttttgtgaaccggtctaattttatctaacaatttctccctttttgattattttatttaaaattatcaaaactatgtaagtttgcaaacgtaggcccattttttttttgaccGGATTTTTAAAACTGACtggggagaatttttcgaaaaatttggaaaaattttgagaaaaattttggaaaaaatctaatcttttatcttatcaatttttccctttttgattattttatttaaaattatcaaaaccatgtagaaacgcaagtataggccggtttcaaaaatagctttatatatatataggaataaCCGAAAAGGAAAAGTATTATATAAACACTTAAATAAACATAGTTAAGGAAAAGTGAGCCCCTATTCTGATTTGGAGAATCTGAAGCCGTCCATCATATCATCGGTCGGTTCTTCCTCATCCGGTCTTGACGATGAACCTTCAGCTTGCGGTTGACTACCCGTGCTGATTGGAACCGCTTGTAGaactcgctgtcttgtagaCCGCGGCTCGAGATGCTCTTCGGCTTCATCCTCGGTGTGCATGGCTGGGTTCGGTTCAGTGTCAATGACCGTTTCGGTGATCCTTTCCAGCAGCCCGGCTACCTGAGCCTTCTTTGATATTTTCCGCTTTCgttttgccggaaccgaagaggaggaagctgcctttttcttcttgtgtgCCTTGGCATATTCTTCGAGCCCTTGTTTTTGTGCgtttaaccgctctgcatctTTGGCCGCTTGAACTACTATGGACTTCGCAAGTCCCGGATATCTAGCCGCTGTGTTTCGTTCTCGCTCGGCTATTTCTTCTTCGGTCAGACGCGGTGTCTCCTTCTCTCTCCGCGCttcttcgtccagcgcatcctgaacttccttagccgctcgggcgtTGGCTTCCTCAACCGCTATGTCAGCATTGATCTTGGCATTTAACATCTCAGCCACCTATTCGGTTAATGCCTTaagatcggcttcaagcttgtcgttgcggtcttcaaggctcgcattcttcttttccagaTCTGTGACCCTGTCAAGAGTCGAGCCGActaggtcctcatcgacctcTGTGAATCGTTGCTCGGTTTCCCTTTCAAGCTGATCTAAGTCATCCACTATCCTTGAGGTCTTTTCTTCCAAGTCCTCGGTTCGCCGAAGATGATTGTTGCGCAAGACCGTTTCGTCCCGGTAGTCGGCTTCGATGACTGCGATCCGGTCCTCTGCCTTTATGAGATCATCCCTTGTCTTTTCGGCGAGCAAGAGTGTTTGGCGCACGGCTTTCTTGAGTTTTCCCTGTAAAGGTTGAACCTTTGAGTcggcaaactcttgaataagggacttgaccctttcttctgtGACGCCCGGTTCGGAAACCCCATGATGATCTGTTTCAAGTTGCTCGGTGAGAGGAGTCTCCGTCCTTTCATCGGTTTCGTTTATCACCGGATCCGCCAGAGGAGGTGTTGCAGCTTGATACTGACCGTCATCGGTCTCAGGAGCTGGAGAGTGCGGTTTTTCTCGCTGTCTGTGCACCGCGTCAATTTGCTCAACTTCTTCAGTGAGTTCTCCTTTCTTTATCTCGAGCTTATCCAACACTAAGAGCTGTAAGTTTGCCTTCTGTGTTCCCGCGACGTACCTTTCTTTCAGCTTTTGGATACGTACCGTTAGtttttgtagccgagcacgcggtttcTCGATTGCGTATCGGTCCATAGCTTGGCTAGGAGTTTCGGCGTTTGTGAGGCTCATGATGGTTTCctctatctccttcagccttctGAAGCATTGTTCgtcggttaggcccggtagcaTGTGTTTGAAAAGTTGTCGTATCggtactcgtgccattcccggtacAATGCGGCAACCGCTTGAACTCGTTGTTCGATTTCCTCCAAGATATTTTGGACAATGGTCGCGGCTATCTTTTGGTCATTGTCAGGGGTAGCCTCCTCCTCCTCACGCCCGTCTGCACCGCCATCGGTGTTCTTAAAGCTACCGGCCGCACCGGTATTGTTGGGACTTGCACCCGAATCTTCTTCGTCATTCGGTCCTTCTTTATCGGAGGAGTTTTCATCGGTTTTCTGTGACTCGGTTCGGTCAGACGTGGAAGCCGATTCTTCCTCATCTCAGGTTCCGAGAATACTATCTGTTCCTTACCCTTCTTGCTTCCGGACTTGTCTTTTGTCGGGGCCGGTTTCTTGGTGGTAGATTTCTTCTTTCAGCCACTTGTAGAACCGGGagccggctgcttcctttccAGGAAATGTTTGGATTTTATTATCATGCTCGATGGGAGAACAACACCAGGGCCGGTGTTGATGTGATGGTGGAGCAAGATTTTTCCAAgggggatggcgtatccccatgaccggatggcatccggtttcaccatatcttTCAGGTTGTGAAAAatttccttcgcccagttgacTCTTGTCCCTTCCAGCAAACCGAGAAGCATCTCGATCttggccttggtgaggttgtcgTAGTTTCCACCTCTCTCctgaaccgactttgtgaagatgtcacaaagcggtatgtattcCGGTCGGAGTGTcgatttcttaccggatactttcaCCGGTTCCGTGTTTGCAGAGAGGATCTGGCAGGCCGCCTCGAATGTTGTTGGATCTAGTTCCAACAAAgcatttcggccatctgttggGAGACGTAGGATctccgcaaccgattcttcggttaaCTCGAACTGAGTACCGCTAACAGTTGCGGTTATCTTGTCACCAGATAgagttgcggttttgaagaattcttcaaccgcttctctgTATAGGACAAAGGGACCGCCCAGAAAATACTCAAGTCCGGCTTCGGTTATCCGGTTAATAACTTCCTTTGCCTCAGGCGAGCCCTtttgtcggatttcctcgaaatccacctagATGATGTGTCTGAACAAAGCCGAGGCACGACCCATCTTAGATGATTGAAAGTGTTTGAGAAAATAGGAGAATAGCTgctgagagagtttgagagcttagagagagaaagctgatTCACGTAAGAGTGAAATGAAATACCCAAGGACTccttttataggcgcggtttggaaacccaaccgtcccatcaacttttggacgggaattttccctccaagccaaagaggcggcaaaccgtgggcgggaagccaaaaggcggTAATCCAAACGGCGGAAAACCAAAGGGCGGTAATCCAAGAGGCGCGAATCAAGgggcgggaagccaaaaggcggCAAACTACGGGCGCCAAATCAATGAGCGGTAATTTTTGAACGGAGGCTcgttgggcgggaaatttccctccaataTTTTCGATTTTGACTTTGATGACGTAATCCCTCTTTTGAAACCGTTTGATACTGcggttttcttaattttaaccGAAGAGTTTGATTATCGaaagttaaccggttatttgaataagtagaatttttgcaatcttttgattTTAAGCGGTTTTCCTTGAGACCGGATAAGAGCGCGGTTATTTGACAATGTTAATCGGTTACTTAGATGGATGTTCAGATTTTATGATgacccggttatttagactGAAATGGAATTACATTGAAGGAATATTACAGAATAGAAACCGAAAAGTAGATCGGTGTGAAAATAGACATACATAAGATGaaaagatacaacttatgtaataactacTTTAGAAAGCTTTTCTTCCACCCCATCCATGTCAACAATGTTCGAgggagatgccggtgtgcccggtccaaactctggccggtacttgagaataagctgactgatgtgaggagcataaccgagacctttcttggttagcaccatggttttcaggttctgaaaaatgaccgttgaccaattgatggtcgtGTTGCTAATAATATGGGTCATCATGTCGTATGTTTTCTTGGAATAACGCTGATTTGGGGATTGACAAATGAGAGAGCGGgttacaatctcaagaaggagttgaatGTGAtgagcaaggcgggtttttaacccatagctttccaccggaacatcggttccagagaagaacAGTGCGTGATCGGCTGCCGCACTCCCCACCtgggttggaaagtcagaaaacccttctgtgggcaagt containing:
- the LOC124917143 gene encoding apical junction molecule-like, which codes for MARVPIRQLFKHMLPGLTDEQCFRRLKEIEETIMSLTNAETPSQAMDRYAIEKPRARLQKLTVRIQKLKERYVAGTQKANLQLLVLDKLEIKKGELTEEVEQIDAVHRQREKPHSPAPETDDGQYQAATPPLADPVINETDERTETPLTEQLETDHHGVSEPGVTEERVKSLIQEFADSKVQPLQGKLKKAVRQTLLLAEKTRDDLIKAEDRIAVIEADYRDETVLRNNHLRRTEDLEEKTSRIVDDLDQLERETEQRFTEVDEDLVGSTLDRVAEMLNAKINADIAVEEANARAAKEVQDALDEEARREKETPRLTEEEIAERERNTAARYPGLAKSIVVQAAKDAERLNAQKQGLEEYAKAHKKKKAASSSSVPAKRKRKISKKAQVAGLLERITETVIDTEPNPAMHTEDEAEEHLEPRSTRQRVLQAVPISTGSQPQAEGSSSRPDEEEPTDDMMDGFRFSKSE